In the genome of Paenarthrobacter ilicis, the window CACGCGGCAGGGCGTCCTGCACGGGCTTCATCGAATCGGTGACGCACCAACCGCCCAGCCAGCAGCCGTTCTTCTCGGCCGTGGTGGTGGACGTCCTGCAACCCGGCGGCCAGAGTGCGGCTTCCACAAAGGGCGGCCGGAAAACCATGGATCGGCTCCGTGTGATCTGGCTGGGACGAACCCGTGTTCCCGGCATCGAGGCCGGGGTCCGGCTTCGACTCAACGGCATGGTCACGCAGGTGGATGGACTTCCCGCCATGTTCAATCCGCGTTACGAAATTCTTTCCCGTCAGGAGCACCTATGACCGCGGCCAATGGATCAGAACCCCAGGACAACGGCAGGCCCAGCGCCGGCTCCGGCCCGGGAATCCCTGAGCTGGCCGCAGGCTATGCGGAGAAAGCGGGTATCCAGCGCAACAGCGCCGGGCACGTGGACATGCTGAAGTCCGCGGGCGGCGTCCAAGGAGTCGCCGAAAGCATTGTCCCAGGGCTGGTATTCCTCATTGCTTTTACCGTTACCAAGGATCTGACACCGGCCCTTGTGGCAGCCCTGGCGTCGGCGGCAGTCTTTACCGTCGCCAGGCTCATCCAGCGGCGTCCCCTGACGCAGGCCCTGGCAGGTGTGGTCGGCGTCGGAATTTCTGCCTGGCTGGCAAACACCACGGGCAAGGCAGAGGACTTCTACGTCCCTGGGTTCTTCACCAACGGGGCCTACATTGTGGCCATGGTGCTCTCAATCGTCCTGAAGTGGCCCATTGCCGGACTCCTGTTCGGCTTTGTCCGCAACGAGGGCCTTGAGTGGCGCAAGGATCCAGTGCGGCTTCGCGCCTACCAACTGGGAACCTGGATTGTGGTGGCAGTGCTCGCTTTGCGCCTGGC includes:
- a CDS encoding DUF3159 domain-containing protein — protein: MTAANGSEPQDNGRPSAGSGPGIPELAAGYAEKAGIQRNSAGHVDMLKSAGGVQGVAESIVPGLVFLIAFTVTKDLTPALVAALASAAVFTVARLIQRRPLTQALAGVVGVGISAWLANTTGKAEDFYVPGFFTNGAYIVAMVLSIVLKWPIAGLLFGFVRNEGLEWRKDPVRLRAYQLGTWIVVAVLALRLAVQIPLYFMGEEGLTALATTRLLMGAPLYILGLWVAWLVTKPATQPSKPSSSDS